From the genome of Diabrotica virgifera virgifera chromosome 8, PGI_DIABVI_V3a:
aatttttccttaattttttgacattttgattatttaaacaatgttccggacctttttgagtggaaggataactcaaatccATAacgaaaaattttcctgtagctgactgtataccattaattacaaaaattaaaaaaagatcttctgtgtaaaaggtatattagtttgaaaaccccaataaagggctacattaaaatacagaacgttttcgctctaaagagagcattttccatcagtgttctaagcaagctctacatgctaagccaccaaaaatactaagccaccaataatattttatgggttaaaacccttaaaatgccgaccaaaggtcttacattggcatattatttaataatatatgccaatatattgttatgacagttccgtagattgttcctacatagaaagagtccctcgacgtgaaagaagaatgtagtattttgtattttgacaacggcacccgatttgggcgtcgaaacgttaataaaaatcattttttaataatattgtggcttatttcccattataaatagttaaaaagaagaagtagtcacgtacgagaatgttctggatgtcatggaataacccaaaaatgtctggtgacgtctagaacgtcagaaatctatataaacattatgtgtttgacattttatagttcagttgtaattgagtatttaaagttgatagttgtcattgagtttgtattgtaattggagttaaataaagtattttaaagaagttgtaacaaTATTTGTATTGTAATTGGagttaaataaagtattttaaagaagttataacaatattaaattttaagggttttaacccatgtatttttggtgccttagcatgtagagcttgcttagaacactgatgatgctctctttagagcgaaaacgttctgtattttaatgtagccctttattggggttttcaaactaatataccttttacacagaagatctttttcttcaatttttgataactcaaatattattatgagttattttcaagcaatttctgcaaaaaaatatgagtcacctctcaacatccaaatgtactaatatttttacaggtgCGCCCCGGTCTATACTGTTTCCAATCATCTCTTCTTTGGACGTCCTCTTCTGTTTTCCCCATTTCTCCCTCCTTCAGTAGTGTTTTAACATCTCGGTTCTCTGGCATTCGCTTAATGGTTAATGTAGCCAAGCCATTCgttctacttaaaaaaaatatttactcaCAGTGATCTGTTGATTTTTTTAGGAAACTACAAGTCCGCGCTGATTCTCACGGAATCACATACTATAATTGCCCACTCTGCACCTTCACAACAAAATACAAATACAGCATGAAAATTCACAAAGATATGATGCACACCAATCCCGACGATATCGTTCTGTATTATTGTGCGCTGTGTACTTTCAAAACAAAACATAAGCGTTACCTGGAAACTCACATGCTAGTTCACAAAGATCCGGAAGATTGCGAAATGCACAAATGCAAAGTATGTACTTTTAAAACTAAGTTCAAAAGTTATTTGAAGACACATATGCTCATCCACAAGAATCCCAACGAGATCACCATGCACCAGTGTGAATACTGCAGCTTCAAGACGAAGCATAGGAAGTATCTGGATACCCATGTGTTGATACACATGAATCCAGACGATATACCGATGCATTGCTGCACTGTATGCGAGTTTAAAACGAAATCTAAGCCGTACTTGAAGACGCATATGCTCACGCATAAAAACCCTGAGGATGTACCAATGCATCAGTGCGACGAGTGCAGTTTCAAAACCAAATTCAAGTATTATCTGAACAGACACATGTTGATACATAAGAATCCTGACGAGATACCTATGTTTCAGTGTGAGCAGTGCAACTTCAGAACAAGACACAAAAAGTATTTGGAGACACACAGTATGATACATAAGAATCCAGACGAGTTGATTATGTATTCCTGCAACCAATGTGAGTTCCAGACCAAGTCGAAGGCTTATCTCTTCAAAACTCACATGCAGATCCACAAAAACCCCGATGAGTTGGTTCTTCATAAGTGCTCGTTGTGTCCGTTTAAAACAAGGCACAAGAGCTACCTGGAGACCCACATGCTGACGCACAAGAGCCCTGACGAAGTAACAATGCACTACTGCACCGAATGCGACTTCCGTACAAAGTTCAAGCATTATCTAAAACGACACATGCTCGTGCATCTAGCCCCCGACGAATGCGTCATGTACAGATGCTGGGAATGCGATTTTGAAACCAAACACAAGAACTACTTGGACACTCACATCCTCTATGTGCACAAGAGCAAAGACGAAGTTCCTCTCCACGGTTGCCCTCAGTGCGACTTCCAGACCAAATCCAAGGGCTACTTGAAGACCCACATGCTGCTCCACCGGAGCCCGAACGAAGTCACCATGTACAAGTGCAAGAAGTGCAGGTTCAAGACCAAGCACAAGAGTTATCTGAAGACGCACATGACTCACATGCATAGCAGGAAGCTGTAAGATAAGTATCGTTCATTACAATTTGATTCGTTTAAGTAAGACATATATTAGGTAACTGTGTACAAAAACTATAATTGTTTGGTTTATCGTAActgcttttttattta
Proteins encoded in this window:
- the LOC114341558 gene encoding zinc finger Y-chromosomal protein 1-like gives rise to the protein MRLKARKRVMMKINRAGDAQPRFKVKIPEIKEEKKPKVKPKEEQACDGNLGFGVGQPVKEYEESEPTPSTSNTLKPECKEEKIPEVKPKKEKEYAHTDPKPSTSCSGKQEEVEQSQVKICRLCLVFIEDNMMPLKKVIAMLQIVLPEVDPSITKEPVVCQVCADFLEKASVFMINTLNVEQKIKNYYDLVKCEDQIDLFNVLEFAFPKIEMDGDDKKKIKCDENDADDKDNDADDKDNHHDEETDKTVSPTTNILDEKQIKKEKEVDENAMEEDAVENMPEEHDQTNTACEENIENPHGDTKEPPIPENSFQENEKHPTEEGGGAAAENAFQEDGEGQFEEGNEPAPDENGENPEPEETKFNPLDAAIPNPFDMNFPNPFAEEMDYSYGGRKKPTKLQVRADSHGITYYNCPLCTFTTKYKYSMKIHKDMMHTNPDDIVLYYCALCTFKTKHKRYLETHMLVHKDPEDCEMHKCKVCTFKTKFKSYLKTHMLIHKNPNEITMHQCEYCSFKTKHRKYLDTHVLIHMNPDDIPMHCCTVCEFKTKSKPYLKTHMLTHKNPEDVPMHQCDECSFKTKFKYYLNRHMLIHKNPDEIPMFQCEQCNFRTRHKKYLETHSMIHKNPDELIMYSCNQCEFQTKSKAYLFKTHMQIHKNPDELVLHKCSLCPFKTRHKSYLETHMLTHKSPDEVTMHYCTECDFRTKFKHYLKRHMLVHLAPDECVMYRCWECDFETKHKNYLDTHILYVHKSKDEVPLHGCPQCDFQTKSKGYLKTHMLLHRSPNEVTMYKCKKCRFKTKHKSYLKTHMTHMHSRKL